The Salinibaculum sp. SYNS191 genome has a window encoding:
- the cmk gene encoding (d)CMP kinase has product MLITVSGPGGSGKSTLAANLAAHLGYDHVSGGDIFREIADERGLTPLELNRHAEEDDQIDRDLDRRLRSTARDREDLVLESRLAGWMAGDYADLRVWLDAPLSVRAARIADREEKSAEMAREETTARAESEALRYREYYGIDIDDLGIYDLVVNTARWGPEGVLALVTLAAEQYAPETDEGKTPVTGVDYDFD; this is encoded by the coding sequence ATGTTGATTACCGTCTCCGGACCGGGAGGCAGCGGCAAGAGTACGCTCGCCGCGAACCTCGCCGCCCACCTGGGGTACGACCACGTCTCGGGCGGGGACATCTTCCGAGAGATTGCAGACGAACGGGGCCTGACACCGCTGGAACTCAACAGGCACGCCGAGGAGGACGACCAGATAGACCGCGACCTGGACCGGCGACTGCGCTCGACCGCCCGCGACCGCGAGGACCTCGTGCTCGAATCCAGACTCGCCGGGTGGATGGCCGGCGACTACGCCGACCTCCGCGTCTGGCTGGACGCGCCGCTTTCGGTCCGAGCCGCTCGCATCGCCGACCGCGAGGAGAAGTCCGCCGAGATGGCCCGCGAGGAGACCACGGCCCGCGCCGAGAGCGAAGCGCTCCGCTACCGTGAGTACTATGGCATCGACATCGACGACCTGGGCATCTACGACCTCGTCGTGAACACGGCCCGCTGGGGCCCGGAGGGCGTGCTCGCGCTGGTGACGCTTGCTGCCGAGCAGTACGCCCCCGAAACCGACGAGGGGAAGACGCCGGTCACCGGGGTCGACTACGACTTCGACTGA
- a CDS encoding DUF106 domain-containing protein, giving the protein MPRTAQKVDELAEEGEAMTDALTTVLNVADEKGTVTWSDVSDDLTSGQWGRLIEKGLLIDAGGEGFVVDDPDGVRDALGEADPAKSSDDDDDLSWSTYDKVAALGVVALFLGYSISSVRAQIASVIDIFMGPLEANLPFYLVVMILAMLTGAYTTILQDKLMDSSVMEGYQEKNKALQEKRKRAKERGDDEALEEIREEQMEMLSENTGMFKAQFRPMVWIMLLTIPVFLWLYWMVLDVGISASEPVMVLPIFGEVATWQTAVLGPIQIWLLWYFVCSMGFNQIIRKALNVQTGMN; this is encoded by the coding sequence ATGCCGCGGACAGCACAGAAAGTAGACGAACTCGCCGAGGAGGGGGAGGCGATGACCGACGCCCTCACCACCGTCCTCAACGTGGCCGACGAGAAGGGCACGGTCACGTGGAGCGACGTGAGCGACGACCTCACCAGCGGCCAGTGGGGCCGCCTCATCGAGAAGGGGCTGCTCATCGACGCCGGCGGCGAGGGGTTCGTCGTCGACGACCCCGACGGTGTGCGGGACGCCCTCGGCGAGGCGGACCCGGCCAAGAGCAGCGACGACGACGATGACCTGAGCTGGTCGACGTACGACAAAGTTGCCGCGCTGGGCGTGGTCGCCCTGTTCCTGGGCTACTCCATCTCCTCGGTTCGCGCCCAGATTGCCTCCGTCATCGACATCTTCATGGGGCCGCTGGAGGCGAATCTCCCCTTCTACCTGGTCGTGATGATTCTCGCCATGCTGACCGGCGCGTACACGACCATCCTCCAGGACAAGCTGATGGATTCGAGCGTGATGGAGGGCTATCAGGAGAAGAACAAGGCACTCCAGGAGAAGCGCAAGCGCGCCAAGGAGCGCGGCGACGACGAGGCCCTGGAGGAGATTCGCGAGGAGCAGATGGAGATGCTCTCGGAGAACACGGGCATGTTCAAGGCGCAGTTCCGCCCGATGGTCTGGATCATGCTGCTGACCATCCCCGTGTTCCTCTGGCTGTACTGGATGGTGCTCGACGTGGGCATCTCGGCCAGCGAACCGGTGATGGTACTCCCAATCTTCGGTGAGGTCGCCACCTGGCAGACGGCAGTGCTGGGGCCCATCCAGATATGGCTGCTCTGGTACTTCGTCTGCTCGATGGGGTTCAACCAGATCATCCGGAAGGCGCTGAACGTCCAGACCGGAATGAACTGA